GCGACCGGGGTGGGGTGACCGTCGAGGCGGCGGTGGCGGTGTGCGGGTTGGTCTTCGTCCTGGCCCTCGGGCTCGCGGCCGTCATGGCGGTGGTGGGGCAGGTGCAGTGCACCGACGCGGCACGTGAAGCTGCGCGGTTGGTGGCTCGTGGCGACGACTCGCGAGCGGAGCGGGTGGTCGGGGAGATCGGGCCACGAGGGGCGCGGTGGGTGATTCGAAGAGAGGGGGACACGGCTTGGGTCGAGGTCACCATCACGCGCCTCGGGGTCGAGCTGGGTGCTCGTGCCTACGCGGTGTTGGAGCCAGGAGTGGCCGATGGGTGACCCGGTGACCGGGTGGACCGGGTGGGCGCGCGGGAAGGGCAGGGAGAGCTGGCGAGGGACGGGGGCGGTGTCGACGGAGCCGGGTGAGGGATCGGGGGTGGCTGCTGGGTGACCGGGTGGGCGTTCGGGAAGGAGGGCGGGAGTGCTGGTGAGGGACCGGGGTGGTGTCGGCGGGGCCGGGTGGGGAGTCGGGAGTGGCTGTGGATGACCGGGGTTCGGCGTCTGTGGTGGCGGTGGCTATCGCTGGTGTGTGGTTCGCGTTGGTGGTGGTCGGTGTGCAGTTGGGTCAGGCGGTTGTGAGCAGACACCAGGTGACCGCGGCGGCTGATCTTGGTGCGTTGGCGGCGGCTGGGCAGTTGGTGTCCGGGGCCGATTACGCCTGCGGGAGGGCCGCTTGGGTGGTCGGGCGGATGGGTGGCCGGCTGGCTGAGTGCCAGGTCAGCGGGTGGGAGGTGACCGTGATCGTGTCCGGTGAGCCCTCGGTGTTCGGCGCGCCAAGTGCACGCGCACGGGCAGGTCCGACTGAAGAATGACCCCTTCGTGCCGCGACGAACGGTTGTCCGCCGACGGTGAGCGGACTCACACGGCCGCAGTTTCGCGGCTTGACGGCGGGTGAACGGCCACCGCAGCGTTCTGCTGCCCACCCCGCCCCACCCCGCCCTGCTGCGCTCAACGGGCCACATCGACCAGTTATCGACAGGCGGTTACCAAACCCCCCGGCCGTGTCGTTAATTCAAGTGGCGGCACCGACACGGTGTCGAACAACACGCGACACGGTGTCGTTGATCGCAAGCAGGAGGCGACGAAAGATGGAGTGGTCGGATAGCTGGCGCGGGGCCTTCCGCATCGAGCTGCGCGCAGAGGCGGTCAACCTCGCGTGGCACGGGTGGCCTGTGCTGCCGGGCACCTATCCGGCGGGCGAGCAGTGGGCCGGGCGCGACGGGGTCGAGGACGACGGCCCGACGCCGGTGCACCGCGACTGGCAGGAGCGCATCGGCACCAAGGCGGAGCAGGTCGCCACCTGGTGGACGGGCCACTCCTACAGCATCCTGCTGGCCACCGGCCACGGCGTGGACGCCATCGAGGTGAGCGCGGACCTCGGCCGACGGGCCGCGGTCGAGCTGCGCGCCACCGGCATCCCGGTGCCGATCGTGGCGACCCCGGCGGGCCGCTGGATGTTCCTGGTCGCCTCCGGCGCGAGCGCCGCGGGCACGGACACCGACGCGGACGTCAGGCACTACGGCAAGGGCGAGTACGTCCCGCTGCCGCCGAGCCCGTGCGACGTCGGCGTCGTGCACTGGCGGGTCAAGCCGCAGATCTGCGCGTGGCACCTGCCGCACGCGCGCGTGGTCCGGGACGCCCTCGTCCAGGCCGCGAACCCCACCCCCGACTACGGCCTGGTCGCCGCCGACCGGTCCTGATCGACTCGGCCGTGCCGGACGTCGTGGAATTGCTCCCCGACCACCCCGAGCACGACGTCCAGCACGGCCACCCCGCCCGCCTTGTCCAGCGGATCGTTGCCGTTCCCGCACTTCGGCGACTGCACGCAGGACGGGCACCCGGCCGGACACGCGCAAGCAGCGATGGCCTCCCTAGTAGCGACCAACCACGGGACTACCGCGTCGAATCCGCGGTCGGCGAACCCGGCTCCCCCGGGATGACCGTCGTGCACGAACACCGTCGCCTCCCCGGTGTCCTGGTGCAGCGCGGTCGAGACTCCGCCGATGTCCCAACGGTCACAGGTCGCGAAGAGCGGTAGCAGGCCGATCGCCGCGTGTTCGGCGGCATGCAGTGCGCCGGGGATGCGCGCCGGAGCCAGACCGGCGCCCCCCGGCGCACTGCCACGCGAACCCGACCTCGCGCCCGGCGACGGCCCGGTGCTCGACGGCCCGGTGTCCGATGCCCCCGTGGCCGACAGCCCCACGTCCGACAGCCCTGTGCTGGACGCCCCGGTGCTCGGCGCCCGCGTGTCCGACGCTCTCGTGTCCGACGCTCTCGTGTCCGACGCTCCCGTGCTCGGCGCTCCCGTGTCCGACGCTCCCGTGCTCGGCGCTCCCGTGTCCGACGCTCCCGTGCTCGGCGCTCTCGTGTCCGACGCTCCCGTGCTCGGCGCCCGCGTGTCCGACGCTCTCGTGTCCGACGCTCCCGTGCTCGACGCTCCCGTGTCCGACGGCCCAGCGCCCGCCGGCTCCGCGCCGGACAGCGCCGTGTCGAGCAATTCGGCCGACACCGTGTACCAGACCGCCCGCGTCACCAACGTCTGCGCGGGCAGTGCCAGCGGCACGGAGTCGATCACCTGGCCGGATGGCAGCTTCCGCAGGTACCCGACGACCTGCGAGGTCACCTCCACCTCGCCCAAGCACACCGTCACCCCGTCGAACGACCGCTGCTCCAGCACCCGCACGACCGTGATGTCCTTGGTGTCACGGGCCGTCGTCGTCCAATCCGGCTTCTCCGCGTGCACCAGCGCGATACCGCTGTCCAGGTCCAGATCGTCCACCACGTACGACTCGCCCTGGTGCAGGTAGACCGCGCCGGAGTGCACCTGCCAGCACGCCGAGCCGTGGTCGACCGTGCCGAGCATCCGCCCCGAATCGGCCTCCACCACCACGACCTGCTCGCCACCGGACCCGCGGATGTCCACCTCACCGTGCGGCCGGTCGTGCGCGGTCCAGTACCAGCCGTTTGGTCGGCGGCGCAGCACCCGCCGCGCGACCATGTCCTCCACCACGGCGAGCGCCGCGTCACCGCCGAACGCGGTCAGCGACTCGGGTGTCAACGGCAGCTCGGCCGCCGCGCACGCCAGGTGCGGCTCCAGCACGTACGGGTTCGTCGGGTCCAGCACCGTCGCCTCGACCGGCTTGTCCAGCACCGCCGACGGGTTGTGCACCAGGTACGTGTCCAACGGGTCGTCCCGCGCCACGAACACCACCAGCGCGTCCGCGTCCTCCGTCCGCCCCGCCCGCCCGGCCTGCTGCCAGAACGACGCCAGCGTGCCCGGGAACCCGGCCACCACCACCGCGTCCAACCCGACGATGTCGACGCCCAGCTCCAACGCGTTCGTCGTGGCGACACCCAACAACTCGCCCGACGACAGCGCGCGCTCCAACGCCCGCCGCTCCTCCGGCAGGTACCCGCCGCGATAAGCCGCGACCCGTGCAGCCAGCGAAGGATCGACCTCCGACAGCAGCCGCCGAGCGCCCAACGCGGTCAGCTCCGCACCCACCCGCGACCGCACGAACGCCAGCGACCGCGCGCCCTCCACCACCAGCTCGGCCAGGATCCGCGCCGTCTCCGCACCGGCCGACCGGCGCACCGGAGCGCCGTTCTCGCCTTCCAACTCCGCCAACAGCGGCGGCTCCCACAGCGCCACCGTCCGCCCGGCCCGAGGCGACCCGTCCTCCGTCACCGCCGCGCACGGCAACCCCAGCAGCGCCGAAGCCGACGCCGCCGGATCGGACACCGTCGCCGACGCCAGCACGAACACCGGGTCCGCGCCGTACCGCTGGGCGACCCGCCGCAACCGCCGCAACAACAACGCCACGTGCGAACCGAAAACACCGCGGTACGTATGACATTCGTCGACCACCACGTACGACAGCCGGCGCAGGAACCTGATCCACCGGGCGTGGTTCGGCAGCACGCCGCGGTGCAGCATGTCGGGGTTGCTGAAGACCCAGTTGGCGTGCGCCCGCACCCAATCGCGTTCCGCCATCGGGGTGTCACCGTCGAACGACGCGGCCCGAACGCCCGGCACGCCCAACGAGTCCACCGATCTCAACTGGTCCGCGCCCAACGCCTTCGTCGGCGAGAGGTACAGAGCCGTTGCCTTCGGATCAACTGTCAACGCGCTCAGCACCGGCAATTGGTACGCCAGCGATTTCCCCGACGCGGTGCCCGTCGCCACCACGACATGTGATCCGGACCACGCCAGTGAAGCGGCCTCCGCCTGGTGCCGCCACGGCTCCGCCACACCCCGCTCGACCAGCGCGGACACCACCGGAGGGGCCGCCCACGACGGCCACGGAACGGGCTGCGCCGGACGCGCCGGTTGGTCTTCGATGTGCGTCAACGGCGATTCGCCCGCCGGAACTCCGGCGAGGACCCGGTCCAGCAAACGACGTCCCTGGTTCGCCACGAGGCGCAGCTTCGCACACCCCACCGACAGCACCCGTCTCATGGCGGGACACCGGACCATGGTCAGTTAAAACTGCCTGTGTGGATAACGGTGTGTGCACGGATCGGGACGCGTTGTTGCCTACTTGCGGTCTATGAATAGACTCCGCCGCTATCGCATCCAATGAGGGGTGCATCACGTTGTGTCGGGGTAGACAGTCGCGTGAGTGACCCGCCCCACACCGCGGGGTGGCCCTGCCATTGGGCTTGGAAAACTCACCAGGAGGACGGATGTCCCGGCATTTCCTCGCGGAGGGCCTAGAGCTCTCCGGAGGTGATCGCGGCCTCGTGGCCGTGGTCGCCGCGGTCGCCCTGGCTGCCCTGGCCGTGGGCTATGTGCTGCTCCGGGAGGTACTGGCCGCGGGCCAGGGCACCTCCAAGATGCAGGACATCGCCAAAGCGGTCCAGGAGGGCGCAGCGGCCTACCTCAACCGGCAGTTCCGAACGCTCGGCATCTTCGTCGTCGTCGTGTTCGTGCTGCTGTTCGCGCTCCCCGCCGAAGACACGGGGGAGCGCATCGGCAGGTCGTTGTTCTTCATCGTCGGCGCGGTGTTCTCGGCGATCATCGGCTACCTCGGCATGTGGCTGTCGACCCGCGCGAACGTGCGCGTCGCCGCCGCCGCCAGGGAGACCGGCGGCCGGGAGAAGGCCATGCGGATCGCGTTCCGCACCGGTGGCGTGGTCGGCATGTTCACCGTCGGGCTCGGCCTGTTCGGCGCGGCGCTGGTCGTGTTCGTCTACGTCGGCCAGGCGCCGCGGGTGCTGGAGGGCTTCGGCTTCGGCGCCGCCCTGCTCGCCATGTTCATGCGGGTCGGCGGCGGCATCTTCACCAAGGCCGCCGACGTCGGCGCGGACCTGGTCGGCAAGGTGGAGCAGGGCATCCCGGAAGACGACCCGCGCAACGCCGCGACCATCGCGGACAACGTGGGCGACAACGTCGGCGACTGCGCCGGCATGGCCGCGGACCTGTTCGAGTCCTACGCCGTCACGCTGGTGGCGTCGCTGATCCTCGGCACCGCCGCGTTCGGCGCGAAGGGCCTGCTGTTCCCGCTGATCGTTCCGGCGATCGGCGTGCTCACCGCGGTCATCGGCGTCTACATCACCAAGGCGCGGACCGGCGAGAACGGCCTGACCGCGATCAACCGATCGTTCTACATCTCGGCGGTGATCTCGGCGGTGCTGTGCACGATCGCCGCGTTCGTCTACCTGCCGAGTTCGTTCGCGAGCCTTCAGGGCGTGGACGGCGCCGTCGCGGCGACTCCCGGCAACCCGGCCCTCATCGCGGCCATCGCGGTGATCATCGGCATCGTGCTGGCGGGCGTCATCCTGTGGCTGACCGGCTACTACACCGGCACCGAGCACAAGCCGGTCAAGGAGGTCGGCCGCACGTCGCTCACCGGCGCGGCGACCGTCATCCTGTCCGGTATCTCGGTCGGCTTCGAGTCGGCGGTCTACACCGCGCTGGTCATCGGCGGCGCGGTCTACGGCGCGTTCCTGCTGTCCGGCTCGGTGATCGTCTCGCTGTTCGCGGTCGCGCTGGCCGGTTGCGGTCTGCTGACCACGGTCGGCGTGATCGTGGCCATGGACACGTTCGGCCCGGTCTCCGACAACGCGCAGGGCATCGCCGAGATGTCCGGCGACGTGGACGGCGATGGCGCGCGGATCCTCACCGAGCTCGACGCGGTGGGCAACACCACCAAGGCCATCACCAAGGGCATCGCGATCGCCACGGCGGTGCTCGCGGCGACCGCGCTCTTCGGCTCCTACAAGGACGCCATCGAGAAGGCGCTGAAGAGCGTGGGCAGCGAGTTCAACGACCTCGATTTCGTCACGTTCGCGCCGAACGTGCTGGTCGGCCTGATCATCGGCGCGGCCGTGGTGTTCATGTTCTCCGGCCTCGCGGTCAACGCGGTGACCCGTGCGGCGGGCGCGATCGTGTTCGAGGTGCGCCGCCAGTTCCGCGAGAACCCCGGCATCATGGACGGCACGGTCAAGCCCGAGTACGGCCGCGTGGTCGACATCTGCACGAGGGACTCGCTGCGCGAGCTGGCCACCCCCGGCCTCCTCGCGGTGATGGCGCCCATCGCGGTGGGCTTCGGCCTCGGTGTCGGCCCGCTGGCCGGCTACCTGGCCGGCGCGATCGCCACCGGCACGCTGATGGCGGTGTTCCTGGCCAACTCCGGTGGCGCCTGGGACAACGCGAAGAAACTGGTCGAGGACGGCAACCACGGCGGCAAGGGCTCCGACGCCCACGCCGCCACCGTCATCGGCGACACGGTCGGCGACCCGTTCAAGGACACCGCCGGTCCGGCCATCAACCCGCTGCTCAAGGTGATGAACCTGGTCTCGGTGCTGATCGCGCCCGCCATCGTGGGCTTCTCGGTCGGCGCCGACGCGTCGGCCGGTGTCCGGTACGCGATCGCGTTCGTGGCCGTGGCGGTCATCGTGGCGGCCGTGATCGTGTCCAAGCGGCGCGGCACGGCCATCGCGGACGCCCCGGCGGAGGCGACCACCTCCGCGTGAGGCTGAGGTGAAGGCGGGACGTCCCGGTCGGGGGGCGTCCCGCCTTCGCTTGGTCGGCCTAGGCCAAGTGGGTGCACACTGGACGTGATGACCAGGACTAACGGGAGCACCCTCATGAGACTTCTGCCGCTGATCGCCGCGACCGCACTGGTCGTGACGGTGACCGGGTGCGGATCCGGGGGTGACACCACCACCACCCCCACGACAGCGTCCACCTCGCCGTCGGACGCCGCGGCCGTCGAGTACGCCGACAAGGTCTGCACTGCCGCCGCGGCGTTCAGCAAGGTGCAGAAGACGCCGCCGACGCTGGAAGGGACCGACCCGGCGAAGCTCAAGGCCGAGATGGGCACGTACCTGGGCCAGATGGCCGACGCGTACGCCCAGTCCGCGACCCAGCTGCGCGCGGTCGGGCCGTCGCCGGTGGCCGGGGGTGACCAGCAGGTGGAGAAGATGGCGGCGACGTTCGCCGACATCTCGAAGAACTTCAGCGACGCGAAGGTCGCCACCGAGGCGGCGGACGCGAACGACTCCGTGGGCGGGTTGCAGGCGGCCGGTGAGGCCATCAAGCGGCTGGAGGACTTCGTCACGCCCTTGAAGCAGCTGGAGGCACTCCCGGAGCTGATGGAGGCGTCCGAGAAGGCGGCGAGCTGCCAGGACCTGAAGACGGTCGCTCCCTCGGAGCCCGCGGCGCCTACGTCGTAGTAGGTTGCCCCTTCGGTTTTCGACTCCTCCGGGGGGATTTGTGAAGCGCAGCTTCAAGTGCCGAGCCGGGCTGGCGGGCGTGTTCGCCGCGGTCCTCGTCACCGCCGCGTGCGGTGGCGACGGGTCGTCGTCCTCGGGCTCGTCGAAGACGGCCGCCACCACGACCGCGACGGCGGCGGCCAACGCCGACCCGGTCAAGTGGACCGGCACGTTCTGCGAGGGCATGGGCCCGACCATCGAGGGCGTGATGACCCTGCTCAAGGCCATGTTCGAGGGTGGCGCGGAGGACCCTGCCGTGCAGAAGGCCGCGCTGCTCGACTACAGCGGCAAGGCCGGCCAGTCGATGTCCGAGGCGGGCGAGAAGCTGGCGGCGCTCGGCGCGCCGTCGGCCGACGCGCAGGAGCTGCACGACGAGCTGGTCAAGTTCTTCACCGACTCGGGCAAGACGGCGAACGAGGTCAACGCCGAGTTGACGAAGCTCGACCCGGCCGACCCGGAGTTCTCCGCCAAGCTGGAGAAGCTGGGTGGCGACCAGGCCGACCCGTCCAAGCTCCAGGAGCAGATCAAGAAGCTCCAGGAGGACCCGGAGCTCGCCGCGGCGTTCAAGCAGGCGCCGGAGTGCGTGGCGTTGTCCGAGACGCTCAAGGGCCTCGGCGGCTGACCTGCGGTTCGGGTGCCGTTGAGACGCATGAGGCCGTTGGGGCGCGTGGTTCAGCCCTTCGGAGACTGGCCGTGGTCGAACGTGTGTTCTACGCTGCCTGTCCGTGGGGCAACTGTCCTTCTTCTCGGCCGAGGCGCGACAGCCTTGCGTCGGTGACCTGGCGGGCCTGCTGTGCGGGCCCGGCCAGGCGCTGGGCTTCGCCCGCGGCCGGGCGGCCAGGGTGTCGGTGACGGTCGACACCCACTGCCGTGCCGCGGCTGTCGCGGCGGCGTTGGCCGAGCGTGGCGTGCAGGCCAGGACCGACCTGGACGAGGACGGGTCCGTGCAGGTCACGACCGCTTTCCGGATCGACCTGACCGGCCTGGCCGGGCAGTGGCTTGACGGTTCCCGCAAGGTCGTCCCCGCCGATTTCACGCTCGACGGCGGCGCGCTGCGGCTCTGGGCGCTGGCATCCGGGCGTTGGGTGGAGACCGGGTACTTCCTCGGGCTCGACCCGGAATCACCGGACACCCACGAAGCGTTGCGAAAAGCGTTGGCCACGTC
This is a stretch of genomic DNA from Saccharothrix ecbatanensis. It encodes these proteins:
- a CDS encoding sodium-translocating pyrophosphatase, which gives rise to MSRHFLAEGLELSGGDRGLVAVVAAVALAALAVGYVLLREVLAAGQGTSKMQDIAKAVQEGAAAYLNRQFRTLGIFVVVVFVLLFALPAEDTGERIGRSLFFIVGAVFSAIIGYLGMWLSTRANVRVAAAARETGGREKAMRIAFRTGGVVGMFTVGLGLFGAALVVFVYVGQAPRVLEGFGFGAALLAMFMRVGGGIFTKAADVGADLVGKVEQGIPEDDPRNAATIADNVGDNVGDCAGMAADLFESYAVTLVASLILGTAAFGAKGLLFPLIVPAIGVLTAVIGVYITKARTGENGLTAINRSFYISAVISAVLCTIAAFVYLPSSFASLQGVDGAVAATPGNPALIAAIAVIIGIVLAGVILWLTGYYTGTEHKPVKEVGRTSLTGAATVILSGISVGFESAVYTALVIGGAVYGAFLLSGSVIVSLFAVALAGCGLLTTVGVIVAMDTFGPVSDNAQGIAEMSGDVDGDGARILTELDAVGNTTKAITKGIAIATAVLAATALFGSYKDAIEKALKSVGSEFNDLDFVTFAPNVLVGLIIGAAVVFMFSGLAVNAVTRAAGAIVFEVRRQFRENPGIMDGTVKPEYGRVVDICTRDSLRELATPGLLAVMAPIAVGFGLGVGPLAGYLAGAIATGTLMAVFLANSGGAWDNAKKLVEDGNHGGKGSDAHAATVIGDTVGDPFKDTAGPAINPLLKVMNLVSVLIAPAIVGFSVGADASAGVRYAIAFVAVAVIVAAVIVSKRRGTAIADAPAEATTSA
- a CDS encoding TadE family type IV pilus minor pilin, which translates into the protein MNGVLAGDRGGVTVEAAVAVCGLVFVLALGLAAVMAVVGQVQCTDAAREAARLVARGDDSRAERVVGEIGPRGARWVIRREGDTAWVEVTITRLGVELGARAYAVLEPGVADG
- a CDS encoding Rv3654c family TadE-like protein — protein: MDDRGSASVVAVAIAGVWFALVVVGVQLGQAVVSRHQVTAAADLGALAAAGQLVSGADYACGRAAWVVGRMGGRLAECQVSGWEVTVIVSGEPSVFGAPSARARAGPTEE
- a CDS encoding bifunctional DNA primase/polymerase, which translates into the protein MEWSDSWRGAFRIELRAEAVNLAWHGWPVLPGTYPAGEQWAGRDGVEDDGPTPVHRDWQERIGTKAEQVATWWTGHSYSILLATGHGVDAIEVSADLGRRAAVELRATGIPVPIVATPAGRWMFLVASGASAAGTDTDADVRHYGKGEYVPLPPSPCDVGVVHWRVKPQICAWHLPHARVVRDALVQAANPTPDYGLVAADRS
- a CDS encoding DEAD/DEAH box helicase, whose amino-acid sequence is MRRVLSVGCAKLRLVANQGRRLLDRVLAGVPAGESPLTHIEDQPARPAQPVPWPSWAAPPVVSALVERGVAEPWRHQAEAASLAWSGSHVVVATGTASGKSLAYQLPVLSALTVDPKATALYLSPTKALGADQLRSVDSLGVPGVRAASFDGDTPMAERDWVRAHANWVFSNPDMLHRGVLPNHARWIRFLRRLSYVVVDECHTYRGVFGSHVALLLRRLRRVAQRYGADPVFVLASATVSDPAASASALLGLPCAAVTEDGSPRAGRTVALWEPPLLAELEGENGAPVRRSAGAETARILAELVVEGARSLAFVRSRVGAELTALGARRLLSEVDPSLAARVAAYRGGYLPEERRALERALSSGELLGVATTNALELGVDIVGLDAVVVAGFPGTLASFWQQAGRAGRTEDADALVVFVARDDPLDTYLVHNPSAVLDKPVEATVLDPTNPYVLEPHLACAAAELPLTPESLTAFGGDAALAVVEDMVARRVLRRRPNGWYWTAHDRPHGEVDIRGSGGEQVVVVEADSGRMLGTVDHGSACWQVHSGAVYLHQGESYVVDDLDLDSGIALVHAEKPDWTTTARDTKDITVVRVLEQRSFDGVTVCLGEVEVTSQVVGYLRKLPSGQVIDSVPLALPAQTLVTRAVWYTVSAELLDTALSGAEPAGAGPSDTGASSTGASDTRASDTRAPSTGASDTRAPSTGASDTGAPSTGASDTGAPSTGASDTRASDTRASDTRAPSTGASSTGLSDVGLSATGASDTGPSSTGPSPGARSGSRGSAPGGAGLAPARIPGALHAAEHAAIGLLPLFATCDRWDIGGVSTALHQDTGEATVFVHDGHPGGAGFADRGFDAVVPWLVATREAIAACACPAGCPSCVQSPKCGNGNDPLDKAGGVAVLDVVLGVVGEQFHDVRHGRVDQDRSAATRP